Proteins from a single region of Amycolatopsis sp. CA-230715:
- a CDS encoding M67 family metallopeptidase, translating to MCGVLRIRRELVDEIVAHARRDHPDEACGVIAGPEGSDTPERYIPMLNAARSPTFYEFDSGDLLKLYREMNARDEVPVVIYHSHTATEAYPSRTDVSYASEPDAHYVLVSTRDPEQHEFRSYRIVDGTITEEQVEIEE from the coding sequence ATGTGCGGCGTGCTGCGCATCCGCCGTGAACTCGTCGACGAGATCGTCGCGCACGCCCGCCGGGATCACCCCGACGAGGCGTGCGGCGTGATCGCGGGGCCGGAAGGCTCCGACACCCCCGAGCGCTACATCCCGATGCTCAACGCGGCGCGCTCGCCGACGTTCTACGAATTCGACTCCGGTGACCTGCTGAAGCTCTACCGGGAGATGAATGCCCGCGACGAGGTGCCCGTGGTGATCTACCACTCGCACACCGCCACCGAGGCCTACCCCTCCCGCACCGACGTGTCCTACGCCTCCGAGCCGGACGCGCACTACGTTCTCGTTTCGACCAGGGACCCCGAACAGCACGAGTTCCGCTCGTACCGCATCGTGGACGGGACCATCACCGAGGAACAGGTCGAGATCGAGGAATAA
- the rph gene encoding ribonuclease PH produces MVRKDGRNDDQLRDVKITRGFQQWPAGSVLVEFGNTRVLCAASVTEGVPRWRSGSGLGWVTAEYAMLPSATNTRGDRESVKGRIGGRTHEISRLIGRSLRACIDLAALGENTIVIDCDVIQADGGTRTAAITGGYVALADAITWLGAANRLADPKPLATSVSAISVGVVDGRVRLDLPYEEDSRAEVDMNVVATDTGTLIEVQGTGEGATFARSTLDAMLDMALAGCEELTRKQIAALSEPYPGELPEPKPKKSKGSK; encoded by the coding sequence GTGGTGCGAAAAGACGGCAGGAACGATGACCAGCTCCGCGACGTGAAGATCACCCGCGGATTCCAGCAGTGGCCGGCGGGCTCGGTGCTCGTCGAGTTCGGCAACACCCGCGTGCTGTGCGCGGCCAGCGTCACCGAAGGGGTGCCGCGCTGGCGCTCGGGATCCGGCCTCGGCTGGGTCACCGCCGAGTACGCGATGCTGCCCTCGGCCACGAACACCCGCGGCGACCGCGAATCGGTCAAGGGCCGCATCGGCGGGCGCACGCACGAGATCTCCCGGCTGATCGGCCGCTCGCTGCGCGCGTGCATCGACCTCGCCGCGCTCGGCGAGAACACGATCGTGATCGACTGCGACGTGATCCAGGCCGACGGCGGCACCCGCACCGCCGCGATCACCGGCGGCTACGTCGCGCTCGCCGACGCCATCACCTGGCTCGGCGCGGCGAACCGGCTCGCCGACCCCAAGCCCCTCGCCACCTCGGTCTCGGCGATCAGCGTCGGCGTCGTCGACGGCAGGGTGCGGCTGGACCTGCCGTACGAGGAGGATTCGCGCGCCGAGGTCGACATGAACGTCGTCGCCACCGACACCGGCACCCTCATCGAGGTGCAGGGCACCGGCGAGGGCGCCACCTTCGCGCGGTCCACTTTGGACGCGATGCTGGACATGGCGCTGGCCGGCTGCGAGGAGCTGACCCGCAAGCAGATCGCCGCCCTGTCCGAGCCGTACCCCGGCGAGCTGCCGGAGCCCAAGCCGAAGAAGTCCAAGGGCTCGAAGTGA
- a CDS encoding rhomboid family intramembrane serine protease: MSTLPAQPAPSGKPASADAAKRILPANPKAAAIVALGFTLVLYLVELVDVLVPGDFTHGGIVARSLSGLDGVIWAPLLHAGWGHLLGNTIPVLVFAFLAMAAGIGRFAVITAMIWVIGGLGVWLIGPSAPAVTVGASGLAFGWLAFLLVRGVFNRALGQIAVALVLLVLWGGMLWGVLPGNPGISWQGHLFGALAGVLAAWVVTKTGKSRESKPAGNLGV, translated from the coding sequence GTGAGCACTTTGCCAGCACAGCCAGCCCCGTCCGGCAAGCCCGCGTCGGCCGACGCGGCGAAGCGGATCCTGCCCGCGAACCCGAAGGCGGCCGCGATCGTCGCGCTCGGCTTCACCCTGGTGCTCTACCTCGTCGAACTCGTGGACGTGCTGGTGCCGGGCGACTTCACGCACGGCGGCATCGTGGCGCGCAGCCTGTCCGGGCTCGACGGCGTGATCTGGGCGCCGCTGCTGCACGCGGGCTGGGGGCACCTGCTCGGCAACACGATCCCGGTGCTGGTGTTCGCGTTCCTCGCGATGGCGGCCGGGATCGGGCGGTTCGCCGTGATCACCGCGATGATCTGGGTGATCGGCGGGCTCGGCGTGTGGCTCATCGGCCCGAGCGCGCCCGCGGTCACCGTCGGCGCCTCCGGGCTCGCGTTCGGCTGGCTCGCCTTTTTGCTGGTGCGCGGCGTTTTCAACCGCGCGCTCGGGCAGATCGCGGTCGCACTGGTGCTGCTCGTGCTGTGGGGCGGGATGCTGTGGGGCGTGCTGCCCGGCAACCCCGGCATTTCGTGGCAGGGGCACCTGTTCGGCGCGCTCGCCGGGGTGCTGGCCGCGTGGGTCGTGACGAAGACGGGGAAATCCCGCGAGAGCAAGCCTGCCGGTAACCTCGGGGTGTGA
- the murI gene encoding glutamate racemase → MTSRDAPIGVFDSGVGGLTVARAILDQLPAESLRYVGDTAHNPYGPLPIARARELALASLDELVESNVKALVIACNTASAACLRDARERYDVPVVEVVLPAVRRAVAATHSGRIGVIGTEGTVRSRAYDDAFAAATGVTVHSVACHRFVDFVERGITSGRQVLGLAQGYLEPLLRAEVDTLVLGCTHYPLLTGVLQIVMGQDVTLVSSAEETAKDVVRVLTELDLLAGGAREPRHEFIATGSDEPFAKLARRFMGFGPGMLAAAT, encoded by the coding sequence GTGACTTCGCGGGACGCGCCGATCGGTGTCTTCGATTCCGGTGTCGGCGGCCTGACCGTCGCCAGGGCCATCCTCGACCAGCTCCCCGCGGAATCGCTGCGCTACGTCGGCGACACCGCGCACAACCCGTACGGCCCGCTGCCCATCGCGCGGGCCCGCGAGCTGGCGCTGGCATCACTCGACGAGCTCGTCGAATCGAACGTCAAAGCGCTGGTCATCGCGTGCAACACCGCTTCGGCCGCCTGCCTTCGCGACGCGAGGGAGCGCTACGACGTGCCGGTCGTCGAGGTCGTGCTCCCCGCGGTGCGCCGCGCCGTCGCCGCGACGCACAGCGGGCGGATCGGCGTGATCGGCACCGAGGGCACGGTCCGCTCCCGCGCCTACGACGACGCGTTCGCCGCCGCCACCGGCGTCACCGTGCACAGCGTCGCCTGCCACCGGTTCGTCGACTTCGTGGAGCGCGGCATCACCTCCGGCAGGCAGGTGCTCGGGCTCGCGCAGGGGTACCTCGAACCGCTGCTGCGCGCCGAAGTGGACACCCTGGTGCTCGGGTGCACGCACTACCCGCTGCTCACCGGCGTCCTGCAGATCGTGATGGGCCAGGACGTGACGCTCGTGTCCAGCGCGGAGGAAACCGCGAAGGACGTGGTGCGGGTGCTCACCGAGCTCGACCTGCTCGCCGGCGGCGCGCGCGAGCCGCGGCACGAGTTCATCGCGACCGGATCGGACGAGCCGTTCGCGAAGCTGGCGCGGCGCTTCATGGGTTTCGGCCCCGGCATGCTGGCGGCAGCCACGTGA
- a CDS encoding MBL fold metallo-hydrolase, with amino-acid sequence MRLTILGCSGSIPGPNAAASGYLVEADGFVLGLELGNGTLANLQTFRDPFDLDALVLSHLHPDHCADVSALAVMRRYHPSPPYDRRPRQLPLYGPDDAKIRLTNAFAANEIERVETDLSDVFDFRALSPGPVAIGPFSVRAIRVDHPTPAFGLRIEHDGLALAYTGDTGPCAALEELAGGADVLLAEASWTDAPDRPTGVHLSGKQAGAAAARAGVRRLLLTHIAPWTDRDAILAEAQGEFPGAALVKQGAVYDL; translated from the coding sequence GTGCGACTGACCATTCTCGGTTGTTCGGGAAGCATCCCCGGGCCCAACGCCGCCGCCTCGGGCTACCTGGTCGAGGCGGACGGCTTCGTGCTCGGCCTCGAACTGGGGAACGGGACGCTCGCGAACCTGCAGACCTTCCGCGACCCGTTCGACCTCGACGCGCTGGTGCTCTCGCACCTGCACCCCGACCACTGCGCCGACGTCAGCGCGCTGGCGGTGATGCGGCGGTACCACCCGTCGCCGCCGTACGACCGCAGGCCGCGGCAGCTGCCGCTGTACGGCCCGGACGACGCGAAGATCCGGCTCACCAACGCTTTCGCGGCCAACGAGATCGAACGCGTCGAGACGGATCTGTCCGATGTGTTCGACTTCCGCGCCCTTTCCCCGGGCCCGGTCGCGATCGGCCCGTTCTCCGTGCGCGCGATCCGCGTCGACCACCCGACGCCGGCGTTCGGCCTGCGGATCGAGCACGACGGCCTCGCGCTCGCCTACACCGGTGACACCGGCCCCTGCGCCGCGCTCGAGGAACTGGCCGGTGGCGCGGACGTCCTGCTGGCCGAGGCGTCGTGGACGGACGCGCCGGACCGCCCGACCGGGGTCCACCTGTCGGGCAAGCAGGCTGGCGCGGCCGCGGCACGCGCGGGTGTGCGCCGCCTGCTGCTGACCCATATCGCGCCGTGGACGGACCGCGACGCGATTCTGGCCGAGGCACAGGGCGAATTCCCCGGTGCCGCGCTCGTCAAGCAGGGCGCCGTCTACGACCTCTGA
- the clpS gene encoding ATP-dependent Clp protease adapter ClpS: MTTPVHAEQTQVEPLGSEVAAEDKPWQTVVWNDPVNLMSYVTYVFQKLFGYSRDHATKLMLDVHHKGKAIVSSGTKDKCEADVARLHAAGLWATMEQTT; this comes from the coding sequence ATGACCACGCCTGTCCATGCCGAACAGACGCAGGTTGAGCCACTCGGGTCGGAAGTGGCCGCCGAGGACAAGCCATGGCAGACGGTCGTCTGGAACGATCCCGTCAACCTGATGTCCTACGTGACCTACGTTTTCCAGAAGCTCTTCGGCTACAGCCGTGACCACGCCACGAAGCTCATGCTCGACGTGCACCACAAGGGCAAGGCGATCGTGTCGTCCGGTACCAAGGACAAGTGCGAAGCCGACGTCGCCCGCCTGCACGCGGCGGGGCTGTGGGCGACCATGGAACAGACCACGTGA
- a CDS encoding P1 family peptidase — MSAITDVPGVLVGHHERLGDGWASGTTVVLVPGGATGAVDQRGGAPGTRETNLLEPENLVRTVNAVCLSGGSAFGLAAADGVMRWLDERHLGFPIGALPHEVVPIVPGAVLFDLPRSDWGNRPDASFGYAACEAAGREFAQGTVGAGTGAVVGSLKGGIGTASEVVGEFTVGAIAAVNASGEAVDFRTGRAFAADHEVAGEFGVTWPDRPGSVPSAATDLNTTIGVVAVDAALSKAECRRLAVAAQDGLARAVRPAHTMFDGDTAFALATGARELPDADAPFGVASRAAALSELCSAAARVFTRAMVHGLLTATSAAGVPAYRDVWPEAFPGRQ; from the coding sequence ATGAGCGCGATCACCGACGTGCCCGGCGTGCTCGTCGGGCACCACGAGCGGCTCGGCGACGGCTGGGCGAGCGGCACCACGGTGGTGCTCGTCCCCGGCGGCGCGACGGGCGCGGTCGACCAGCGCGGCGGCGCGCCGGGGACCCGCGAGACGAACCTGCTGGAGCCGGAAAACCTGGTGCGGACCGTCAACGCGGTGTGCCTGTCCGGCGGCAGCGCCTTCGGGCTCGCCGCGGCCGACGGCGTGATGCGGTGGCTCGACGAGCGGCATCTCGGCTTCCCGATCGGCGCGCTGCCGCACGAGGTGGTGCCGATCGTGCCCGGCGCGGTGCTGTTCGACCTGCCGCGCAGCGACTGGGGGAACCGCCCCGACGCGTCGTTCGGGTACGCCGCGTGCGAGGCGGCGGGCCGGGAGTTCGCTCAGGGCACCGTCGGCGCGGGCACCGGTGCCGTGGTCGGCTCGCTCAAGGGCGGCATCGGCACCGCGAGCGAGGTCGTCGGCGAGTTCACCGTCGGCGCGATCGCCGCGGTCAACGCGTCCGGGGAAGCCGTCGACTTCCGCACCGGGCGCGCGTTCGCCGCGGATCACGAGGTCGCGGGCGAGTTCGGCGTCACGTGGCCGGACCGGCCGGGTTCGGTGCCCTCGGCTGCCACGGACCTCAACACCACGATCGGGGTCGTCGCGGTCGACGCGGCGCTGTCGAAGGCCGAGTGCCGTCGGCTCGCGGTCGCCGCGCAGGACGGGCTCGCCCGCGCGGTGCGGCCCGCGCACACGATGTTCGACGGCGACACCGCGTTCGCGCTGGCCACCGGCGCGCGCGAGCTGCCGGACGCGGACGCGCCGTTCGGCGTGGCGAGCAGGGCGGCCGCGCTGTCCGAGCTGTGCTCCGCGGCCGCGCGCGTGTTCACCAGGGCGATGGTGCACGGCCTGCTAACGGCGACCTCGGCGGCGGGCGTGCCCGCCTACCGCGATGTCTGGCCGGAGGCTTTTCCGGGTCGGCAGTAG
- a CDS encoding MoaD/ThiS family protein → MAVTVSIPTILRTHTGGEKSVEASGKTVLEVIDDIESRHAGLKARLVKEEKLHRFVNVYVNDEDVRFSGGLDAEVKDGDELTILPAVAGGAR, encoded by the coding sequence ATGGCCGTGACCGTGTCCATCCCGACGATCCTGCGTACGCACACCGGCGGGGAGAAGTCCGTCGAGGCGAGCGGCAAGACCGTGCTCGAGGTGATCGACGACATCGAGTCCCGGCACGCCGGCCTGAAGGCGCGGCTGGTCAAGGAGGAGAAGCTGCACCGCTTCGTCAACGTCTACGTCAACGACGAGGACGTGCGGTTCTCCGGCGGGCTCGACGCGGAGGTCAAGGACGGCGACGAGCTGACCATCCTGCCCGCGGTCGCCGGCGGCGCGCGCTAG
- a CDS encoding PLP-dependent cysteine synthase family protein, which produces MARFESLLDTLGNTPLVGLPRLSPTDSVRLWAKLEDRNPTGSVKDRPALRMIEAAERDGTLRRGSTILEPTSGNTGISLAMAAKLKGYGLVCVMPENTSTERKQLLQAYGARIVFSPAAGGSNEAVRRAKELAEQNPDWVMLYQYGNPANADAHYSGTGPELLKDLPTITHFVGGLGTTGTLVGVGRYLHEHKPGVQIVAAEPRYGELVYGLRNLDEGFVPELYDPDVLTGRYSVGAYDALRRTRELLEHEGIFAGISTGAVLHAALAVAEKAAAKGETADVAFVVADAGWKYLSTGAYSGSLDESAERLDGQLWA; this is translated from the coding sequence GTGGCCCGGTTCGAATCGCTCCTCGACACCCTCGGCAACACTCCGCTGGTCGGGCTGCCCCGCCTCTCCCCGACGGATTCCGTCCGGCTGTGGGCGAAGCTGGAGGACCGCAACCCGACCGGGTCGGTCAAGGACCGGCCCGCGCTGCGGATGATCGAGGCGGCCGAACGCGACGGCACGCTCCGCCGCGGGTCGACGATCCTGGAGCCGACCTCGGGCAACACCGGTATCTCGCTGGCCATGGCCGCGAAGCTCAAGGGCTACGGCCTGGTGTGCGTGATGCCGGAGAACACCTCCACCGAGCGCAAGCAGCTGCTGCAGGCCTACGGCGCGCGGATCGTGTTCTCCCCGGCGGCGGGCGGTTCGAACGAGGCCGTCCGCCGCGCGAAGGAGCTGGCCGAGCAGAACCCGGACTGGGTGATGCTCTACCAGTACGGCAACCCGGCCAACGCGGACGCGCACTACTCGGGCACCGGTCCCGAGCTGCTGAAGGACCTGCCGACGATCACGCACTTCGTCGGCGGGCTCGGCACCACCGGCACCCTCGTCGGCGTCGGGCGGTACCTGCACGAGCACAAGCCCGGCGTGCAGATCGTCGCCGCCGAGCCGCGCTACGGCGAACTCGTCTACGGCCTGCGCAACCTCGACGAGGGCTTCGTGCCGGAGCTGTACGACCCCGACGTCCTCACCGGGCGTTACTCCGTCGGCGCTTACGACGCGCTTCGGCGCACTCGTGAGCTGCTGGAGCACGAGGGCATCTTCGCCGGTATCTCCACCGGCGCCGTGCTGCACGCGGCGCTGGCCGTCGCCGAGAAGGCGGCGGCGAAGGGGGAGACGGCCGATGTCGCGTTCGTCGTCGCCGACGCCGGGTGGAAATACCTTTCGACAGGTGCCTACAGCGGCTCGCTCGACGAGTCGGCCGAGCGCCTCGACGGTCAGCTCTGGGCCTGA
- a CDS encoding DUF2017 domain-containing protein, with the protein MNGWRRKGARVLGGFDSQEAAVLRGFVNQVEDMLRARAEEAPQDELSELTGIRTGPSEGPNDPVLSRLLPDFHKLDPDNPTKEDMDSAAALRSLHEPELLDSKVGVAAVVMETLPRDGGEVKLTFEQADAWLSALNDVRLALGTALDVTEDMPDELPDDDPRAPHLGVYHWLTWVQESLVQALTE; encoded by the coding sequence ATGAACGGCTGGCGGCGTAAGGGCGCGCGGGTGCTCGGCGGGTTCGACTCGCAGGAGGCCGCGGTGTTGCGCGGGTTCGTCAACCAGGTCGAGGACATGCTCCGCGCGCGTGCCGAAGAAGCGCCGCAGGACGAGCTGTCCGAGCTCACCGGGATCCGCACCGGCCCGTCGGAGGGCCCGAACGACCCCGTGCTTTCGCGGCTGCTGCCGGACTTCCACAAGCTGGACCCGGACAACCCCACCAAGGAAGACATGGATTCGGCGGCGGCGCTGCGCTCGCTGCACGAGCCCGAACTGCTGGACTCCAAGGTCGGCGTGGCCGCGGTCGTGATGGAGACGCTGCCGCGCGACGGCGGCGAAGTGAAGCTGACCTTCGAGCAGGCCGACGCGTGGCTGTCCGCGCTCAACGACGTGCGGCTCGCGCTCGGCACCGCGCTCGACGTCACCGAGGACATGCCGGACGAGCTGCCGGACGACGATCCGCGCGCCCCGCACCTCGGCGTCTACCACTGGCTGACCTGGGTGCAGGAGAGCCTCGTCCAAGCGCTCACGGAATGA